The sequence below is a genomic window from Mycobacterium sp. ITM-2016-00316.
CAGGTCGGCCTTGTCGCTGCGCAGCCCGGACAGCACCGTGTCGGAGAACAGGCCCGAGCCCAACACCACACCGATGGCCAGGGCGAGGAAGACCGCGGCCAACGAAATGGCATGCGTGCGCAGCGAAATCATGATGCCACCCTTCGAGGATTCAGCGAGGATGCCGCAGGATCTAGGACACCAGGCCCTGCGCCCAGAGCAGGAAGCGGTTCCAGTAGTCGACGACCCAGTCGATCACGGTGGCGTCGACCTGGGTCACCCACAGTGCAACGATCACCGCGATCAGCATCGCCAGCACCAGCAGGGCGATCGCGCCGGCCGATACCCGGCTGCGGTACAGCGTGGCCACGGCCTTGGCGTCGACGAGCTTCTCGCCGACCTTGAGCCGGGTCAGGAACGTCGACGGGTTGCTCTGCTGACGGGAGCGGTCGAAGAACTCTTCGATGGTGGCGCTGTGGCCTGCGGTGACGATCAACGAGGCGCCGTGGTGGTGGCACAGCAGCAGCGCGAGGTCGGCGGCCGATCCGGCGGCCGGGAAGGTCATCGCTCCGACACCGAGATCCTGGATGCGCTCCAGGCCGGGGGCGTGACCATCGGCGTCGGCGGGCAGCACGACCTGCGCTCCGCAGCGCAGCGCGTCGGTGCTGATGGTGCTGGGGTCACCGACGATGAGCGCGGGCCGGTAGCCGGCCTTGCGGAGCAGGTCGGCTCCGGCGCCGACACCGACCAGGACGGGCTGATACTCCTTGATGAACGGCTTGAGCGCCTTCAGGTCGTCGGCGGCGGTGGGGCCCTCGGCGACCACGACGACGTGCCTGCGGTCCATGTCGACATCGATATCGGGGATGCCCATCCCGTCGATCAACAGCGGGCTCTCGCTGCGGATGAACTCGATGGTGTTGCCGGCGAAGGCTTCCAGGTGCGCGACAAGCCCGCTCTTGGCTTCCACCATCAGCTCGTGGATCTCCAGGTCGGTGCGCTCGGTACCGAGCCCGATCCGGCGGTCACCGGCGTAGACGCCACCGTTGTTGAGCCGGATGCGCGCGCCGTCCTTGATCTTCTTGAAGACCTCCGGGCCCGCCTCGTCGATGAGCACGATGCCGTTGGCCACCAGCACCTCGGGGCCGAGGTTGGGGTAGCGACCCGAGATGGACGGTGAGGCGTTGACCACACCGGCGACCTCGGCCTCCACCAGAGCGTCCGCGGTGATGCGGTCGAGGTCCTGGGCGTCCAGGACGACGATATCGCCGGGCCCGATGCGACGGAGCAATCGATCAATGTCGCGGTCAACGCGGGCAGTACCGATGACGCCCGGCTTTGAGCTGGCATTACGCGATAGCAACGCTGACATCTTCATGCGGCGATTCTGGCCATAAACCCTCAAGTTGAGGTGGAGGCGCGCCGTAACACCAGCCCCACAAGTTTTCTTTTGTCACATCTGCAACATCAGCGCGATCTCAATCGCGCTTCGCCGCGTAGTGCCGTGCGGCCTTGGCCCGGTTGCCGCACGTGGTCATCGAATGCCACCGCCGGGTGCCGTTCTTGGAGGTGTCGTGGAACCAGAGCACGCAGTGCTCGTGAGCGCATTGTTTGATCCGACCCGGAGCCACCGCCAGCAGTCGCAGCAGATCGTCGGCGGCCAGCCAGCCGGGCAGCCACTCCGGCCGCGCGACATCTGGCTCTTCGCGCGGACCGGTCTCGGCGAGAATGCGACGGACCCGTCCGTGGTCGAGCACCGCGTTCAGCTCATCGATCTCGTTGTCGGCGACCGCCCGCAGCACCGCTTCCCGGGCACGGACCAGTGCGACGCGGGTCTTCTCGTCGGCCGGGCAGCGCTCGTCGAGACCGTTGGCCACCAGCCAGGTTCGCAGGCCGGGCACATCCGTGAGCAGGTCCTGCGGTCCGTCGGTGGACATCCAGACCGTGTTCAGCAGATCCAGCGCGAGAGGTTCCCCGACATGCGGGCGCGGATCGGCCATGTCCCGAGCTTAACGCACTAACCATCGAAATCGAGTTAGACGGTTGACACCAGCCTGCGATCGACCTAACCTCTGAAATAAGTACACCAGTTAGATGGAGGATCAGGATGAGTACGCCCACCGCCCCACAGCTCGCCCCCGGCCACGTCGGGCTCAACGTCACCGAGCTCACCCGATCGGTGGACTTCTACCGGCGGGCACTGGGTTTCGAACAGCTTTCGATCCACAACGAGGGTGACCGCCGCTACGCCTTCCTGGGCATCGACGGCAACCTGCGTGTGACGTTGTGGCAGCAGAGCGACGGAGAGTTCTCCAGCCGCACCCCGGGACTGCACCACCTGTCGTTTCAGGTCGACAGCATCGAGCAGGTGCGGACCGTGGAGTCCGCACTCAAGAAGCTCGGGGTGACCTTCGCTCATGACGGTGTGGTGGCGCACGGTGAGGGCGCATCATCGGGTGGCATCTTCTTCACCGACCCCGACGGGATCCGGCTCAAGGTCTACGCGCCACGCGGCGCCGAGGCCGAGCCGGCCCCCAACGGCGAATCACCCACCTGCGGATTCTTCTGACGGCGCGCCATGACCGTCTATCACCCGGGCGAGCTGGCGGTGCAGCGCCGACTGGGCCAGAGCGAGATCGCCGCACGTCTGAGCCGGATGGTCCGCGACGAGATCCCGGACGCCGCCGCCGAATTCCTGGCCGATCAACCGATGGTCGTGCTCGCCGCGGCCGACGACGCCGGCCGGATATGGACCAGCCTGGTCACCGGCCCGCCCGGTTTCGTGCACGTCACCGATGAGCAGATCGCCGTCGATGCGTTGCCCGTCACCGGCGATCCCCTGCACGAGGTGCTGACCGGAAGACCCCACCGGGTCGGCATGATCGCCGTGCAGCCGCAGACCCGGCGCCGCATGCGGGTGAACGGTGTCGCCGTCCCGACCGGCGCCGGACTGCTGATCCAGCCCGATCAGGTGTACTCGAACTGCCCGAAATACATCTCCCGCAGGCATGTCGAGGGTGTGGTGAGCGCGCCCGACAGGCACGTGCGGTACCACGGCGACGCCCTCGACGCGCGTACACAGCAGATCATCGCGGCGGCCGACACCTTCTTCATCGGATCCGCGGATACCGAGGGCAACACCGACGCCTCTCACCGGGGCGGCAATCCGGGCTTCCTCCAGGTGCTTTCACCCCAGCGGCTGCGATGGCCGGACTACCGGGGCAACTCGATGTTCATGACGCTGGGCAATATCAGCGCCAACCCGCGGGCCGGACTGCTGATCCCGGACTGGGACGCCGGGACCACCCTGCAGCTGACCGGCACCGCCGAGATCATCTGGGAGAGCGGGCCGGGTGCACAGTGTTCGGTCGAGTTCACCGTCGACGAGGTTCTCGAACTGACCGGTGTCAGCCCGCTGCGCTGGAGCGGCGCGGAACTGTCTCCCGCCAACCCGGCCTGACTACTCTGCGCGGTCGCGCTGGGCTGACTCCCACAGCTCACGCGCATGGGCCCGGCCGCTGTCGGTATCGCCGAGCCCGGCCAGCATCCTGGCGAGTTCGGCCACCCGGTCCTCGTCGTGCAGACGGACGACGCGGCTGGATTTCGGGCCGCTCTCCACCACCAGGTGGGTATCGGCGTAGGCGGCCACCTGCGGCAGGTGGGTGACGACGATGACCTGATGAGTGCGGGCCAGCCGCGCCAACCGGCGACCGATCTGCACCGCGGCGCGCCCACCGACTCCGGCGTCGACCTCGTCGAACACCATCGTGGTGCCCTCGGCCGACGCTGACAGCACCACCTCGAGTGCCAGCATGACGCGCGACAGCTCACCGCCGGAGGCACTTTTGGCCAGCGGCAGCAGCTCGGTGCCACGATGCGCGGCGAACCCGAACTCGACCGCGTCCACCCCGTGCTGACCGGCGTGCGCCGCCACGCCACCGGCCAGCGTGATCGGTGCCGAGTCGTCGGCACGGGCCGCCAACGGCGCCAACGAGATACCGAAGTCGGCCCCGGTCATCGCCAGTCCGGCCAGTTCTGCGGTCACCGCCTTGGACAGCCCCTTGGCCGCCTTGGTGCGCGCCTTGGTGAGGTCGGCGGCCGCGGCGACCACCTTGGCCTGCAGGTCATCGACGCGCTGCTGCAATCCCGCCAGCGCCTCCTCCGAGACGTCGAGCTGCGACAGCCGGTCGCGGGATTCTTGCGCCCACGCCAGCACCGCGTCGATATCGGCACCGTACTTGCGGGTCAGTCCGCGCAGCTCACTCTGGCGCGCCAGTTTGCCTTCCAGCGTGCTGGCATCGCTGGGCAGTTCGGAGAGAAAATCACCGAGTTCGGTCGACACATCGGCGATCACGGCGACCGCTTCGGCCAGTCGCTCCCCCAGCGCCTGCAAGGCGCTGTCATCGGTGCCCTCCAGGGCGGCCCTGGCCGAGGCGACATTGGCCGCCGCGGACGCCGCATCGGTGCCGTCGTCGTCGGGCGGGCCCGCCAACGCGGCCCGTGCCCCGGCGGCGGATTCGCGCAGTGCGTCGAGTTCGGAGAGCCGACGGATATCGGCGACAAGGGCGTCGTCCTCACCCGGCGCCGGGTCCACGGTGTCGATCTCGTTGATTCCGAAGCTCAGCCGGTCCGCCTCGAGCGCGAGCTCGCGGGCCCGCTGGGTACGGTCGATCAGGTCGCGGCGCGCGGTCAGCCATTCCGCACGCAGCGCCCGGTACTTGCGTAGCGGCGTGCTGACATCGGCGAACCTGTCCAGCGCGCCGCGCTGCTCATCGGGGCGCATCAGCCGCAGCTGATCGTTCTGTCCGTGCAGGGCGAGCAGCTCATTGGTGAACCCGCTCAGCGATTTCGCCGGCACGCTGCGCCCGCCGAGGTAGGCCCGCGACGGACCGTCGCGGCTGACCGATCGCGCCGCGATGACGCTGTCGTCATCGTCACGGTCTGCGCCGGAGGACTCCAGGATCTCGTCGATGCGACCGGTGACATCGGCACCGAGATCAATGGTGGTGAAACGGCCTTCCACCACGGCCCGGTCGGCACCGGTGCGTACCCGGCTGGCGTCGGCCCGCGCGCCGCCCAGCAGGTGCAGACCGGTCACCACCATCGTCTTGCCTGCGCCGGTCTCGCCGGTCAACACGGTCAGGCCGCGATCGAACTCGGCCGTCGCCGAACTGATCGCGCCCAGGGATTCGATACGTATCTCGGAGAGCACTACTGGCCACGCCATCCGGTGACGGGCAGCCGGAACTTACGAACCAGCCGGTCGGTGAACGGCGCGCTGTCCAGACGCACCCATTTCAGCGACGTCTCACAGCGGGTGACCTCCAGGCGCGCGCCGGCCGGCACGATCATCTTTCGCCGGCCGTCACAGAAGGCCACCGCGTCATTGCCGCCGGCCTCGATCTCGATGGCAATGGACGCGTCCGGGCTGGTGACCATCGGTCGCGCGAACAGCGCATGAGCGTTGTTGGGCACCACCAGGATCGCCTCCAGATCCGGCCACAGGATCGGCCCACCCGCCGAGAACGCATACGCGGTGGAACCCGTCGGCGTCGAGACCAGCACACCGTCGCACCCGAAAGACGACACCGGGCGGCCGTCGACCTCCAACACCACACCCAGCACGCCGAGCCGCGGGCCCTTTTCCAGACTGGCCTCGTTGAGCGCCCAGCCGTGGTCCAGGATGGTGCCGCCCGCACGAACCACGATGTCGAGGGTCATCCGCTTCTCGACCAGGTAGTCGCGGGCGATGACATGGTCGAGGACTTGGTCGAGGGCCTCGGTCTCCGCTTCGGCGAGAAAGCCGATGCGACCGAGATTGAGTCCGAGCACCGGAATCTCGGCATTGCGGGCAAGTTCGGCAGCACGCAGGAAGGTGCCGTCACCACCGAGAGCGAGCACCAGCTCACAGCCCTCGGCGGCCCGTTCGTCGGCGTCGACCACCTCGATGTCCACGCCGAGCGCCCGGATCTCGTCCGGCGCCAGGTGCAGCGAACCGCGGTCGACGGCTTCGGCGGTCAGCACCCGCAGGCCGATCCCGTGTTCACCGAGCACCTTCTCGACCCGGCGGGCGGTCTCGGTGGCCTCGTCACGCCCGGTGTGCACGACGACCAGCACGGATCGTTCGGATGTCATTGTGGCCCTTCGTCAATCGCGCGAGCAACAGCGTGTTCCAGGCTCTCACCGATGAGAGGGGCGTCGGCTTCGGCCCGGAATCGCAGGAAGAACTCCACATTGCCGGACGGCCCCGGCAATGGGCTGGCAGTGACAGCGACTGTGTGCCAGTGCAATTCTGCGGCACGGTGCGCGACGGCCAGGACCGCCTCGGCGCGCAGCGCGGGATCCGAGACGACGCCACCGGCACCGACCCGGTCCTTGCCGACCTCGAACTGTGGTTTGACCATCGGAACGATGTCGGCGTCCCGGCGGCAGCACGCGGTCAACGCGGGCAGCACCGTGGCCAGCGAGATGAAGGACAGGTCGGCGACCACCAGATCGACCGGGCCGCCGATCGCGTCTGGTGTGAGGGTCCGGACATTTGTGCGTTCCAGCACGTGAACCCGCTCATCGGATCGCAGTGACCAGGCGAGCTGTCCGTAGCCGACGTCGGCGGCCACGATCTCGGCGGCACCACGGTCCAGCAGGACCTCGGTGAATCCACCGGTCGATGCGCCCGCGTCCAGGCAGCGGCGGCCTTCGACAGGCACACCGAAAGCGTCGAGCGCACCGATCAGTTTGTGCGCACCTCGCGATACCCAGGTGCGTTCGTCGGCAGCTACGGTGAGGTTGGCGTCCACCGATACCGCAGTGGCAGGCTTGGCCGCCGGCATGCCATCGATGCGGACCCGGCCCGCGCCGATCAGTTCTGCGGCCTGCTGCCGGGACCTGGCCAGCCCACGCCGCACCAACTCGGCATCCACCCGCGCTCGTCGCGTCATCGGGTCAGTGCCCCCGGATCGCGTCGCCCCGGCCCTCCACCGATTCCAGGGCGCGGACCAGTAGGTCATGCGCCTCTTCCAGGCGCGCTGCGACGGCATCGATTTCGGAGTCCTCCAGCCCGCCGGATTCGATATCCGGCAGGTCTGCCAACAGTGCCGCAATCTGGGTGCGGATCTGCTCGGGATCGGTACTCATATCGCTGATCACGCTAGCCGATGCGGTCAGGTCAGCAGCGACCAGCGCTGCAGTGCGGCGCGCGCGGTGTCATCGCCGGCCGCGACGGTGACGCTGCCGCCGCCGGCCCACGCTGCGTGCGCGGTGGCACGTACGACGCTCAGCGGATCACCGACATCGGCGCCGGTCGCCCGAACGGTGAGCGTCGAACCGCTGGTCTGGGTCTGCCACGCCGGGTGCGGGGAGATCCGCAAAGCCTCGGCGTCGGTGTGCAGTGCCCGCAGATCCTCGGACACGTAGTCGGGCCGGCTGCCGGGCGCGGCGTGCACCATGTCGGCGGCGTTGTTCACCCCGGTGAGCACCATCAGGCTGGGCAGTCCCGCAGCGTTGGCTCCCTCGATATCGGTATCGAGGCGATCCCCGATCACCAGAGGTGTCCTGAAATCGCCGCGGGCCAGCGCGTCATTCATCAGCGTGGGGGCCGGCTTACCGGCGACCTGAGGTTCGGCATCGGTCGCGGTGCGCAGCGCAGCGACCATGGAGCCGTTGCCCGGCAGCAACCCTCTTTCCGACGGCAGCGTGCGGTCGACGTTGGCGGCGACCCACAGGGCACCGGCACGGATGGCCAGCGCAGCCTCGGACAGGATGGGCCAGCTGGTCTCGGGGTTGTGGCCCTGGACGACACCGACGGGATTCTCCTCGAACGCGCGGACCGGCTTCAGGCCGACGGCGACGATCTCGGCGGCCAGCGAGTCGGTGCCGACGACCAGGACTGTGGCGCCTGCGGGCAGTTGGCTCGCCAGCAACCGGGCGGCGCTCTGCGCGCTGGTGACGACGTCGTCGGGTTGGGCGCTGAAGCCGAGCTCCTGCAGATGCCCGGCGACCTCGGCCGCCGACCGGGAGGCATTGTTGGTGACGTAGAGCGTGCGGGCGTCCAACGTCGCCAGACTGTCCACGGCTCCGGTGGTGGGTTCATGGCCGCGGAACACCGTGCCGTCGAGATCCAGGAGCAGACAGTCATGCTCCTGTGCCAGCGTGCCCATCTCAGGTCAGCTCGGTGAGACGTTCTTCGGCGTCGGTGACACCCTCGACGTCGACGGCAGCGGCGTTGATGAAGGCCTGCACCGCGTCATCGGGGCGACCGAGAGCGAGCAGGGTCTCGGCATAGACGTAGAACAGCCGGGCACTGGTGGTCCCGAGGCGGGTCGCGTCCAGCGGCGGGCTGGACAGCAGCGCCAGCGCCTGTTCGTGCTGGCCGAGATCGGATCGCGCGCCTGCCACCACGATGCGCAATTCATCGGCATCGTCACCGGTGAGCTGCCGGGCCTCGTCGCTGCGGGCCAGCTCGACGGCCCGTTCCGGGCGCCCGACACCGCGTTCGCAGTCGGCGATCAGCGGCAGCAATGCAGACTTGCTGCCCATCCGGCGAGCGGCACGCAATTCGGCGAGCGCCTGCGCCCAGTCACCGCAGTAGTAGGCCGCGATACCGACGGCTTCGCGGACCGCGGCGATCCGGCCGGAGCGGGCACGCGCGGCGCGGGCGTGTTCCAGCGCAGCGGCAGGATCATCCTCGAAGAAGTTCCCCGGCCGCCACCAGGTGGCGTGCCACGACGTCGGCCGTGGACTTGTCCAGGGTGATCAGCTCGCTGCGGATCTCGGGAGAAAGTTGTTTGGCTTCGATCTCCGGGGGGATGCGCGGGCCGACCGGACGGTCTTCGCCGTCCTGATCGCGCCGGCTGCTGGGCCCGGACGACCATGGTGGGCTGGGCCGATCACGACCACCTCGATGAGGTGCGCCGCCGGCTCCGGAACGCTGAGCACCGTTGGCGCCGGACCGGTGCCCGGTGTTCCCACCGGTACGCGGGCCGTCGCCCGCCGCCCGGCGGAAGGGCCGTTCGCCGCTGCCGGCTTGTCTGTCCTCGGCCACAGTCGCCTTCCTGATTGATCAACCGTCTTTCCGAAAGGATAGCCGGGAGCCGGCGAAACACGACAGCTGCACGAATATCGGCCATTAACTGCCATTCAATTCGGACTGGAAATGGTCACCGAATTACGGTATGCCTCGGCCCTCCAAACGGTGTTTGGAGGGCCGAGGGCTTAATGTGTGTTCGGCGGTGTCCTACTTTTCCACCCTTTTGGGTAGTATCATTGGCGCTGGTAGGCTTAGCTTCCGGGTTCGGGATGGGACCGGGCGTTTCCCTGCCGCTA
It includes:
- a CDS encoding CGNR zinc finger domain-containing protein, which encodes MADPRPHVGEPLALDLLNTVWMSTDGPQDLLTDVPGLRTWLVANGLDERCPADEKTRVALVRAREAVLRAVADNEIDELNAVLDHGRVRRILAETGPREEPDVARPEWLPGWLAADDLLRLLAVAPGRIKQCAHEHCVLWFHDTSKNGTRRWHSMTTCGNRAKAARHYAAKRD
- a CDS encoding pyridoxamine 5'-phosphate oxidase family protein, producing MTVYHPGELAVQRRLGQSEIAARLSRMVRDEIPDAAAEFLADQPMVVLAAADDAGRIWTSLVTGPPGFVHVTDEQIAVDALPVTGDPLHEVLTGRPHRVGMIAVQPQTRRRMRVNGVAVPTGAGLLIQPDQVYSNCPKYISRRHVEGVVSAPDRHVRYHGDALDARTQQIIAAADTFFIGSADTEGNTDASHRGGNPGFLQVLSPQRLRWPDYRGNSMFMTLGNISANPRAGLLIPDWDAGTTLQLTGTAEIIWESGPGAQCSVEFTVDEVLELTGVSPLRWSGAELSPANPA
- the steA gene encoding putative cytokinetic ring protein SteA; the encoded protein is MKMSALLSRNASSKPGVIGTARVDRDIDRLLRRIGPGDIVVLDAQDLDRITADALVEAEVAGVVNASPSISGRYPNLGPEVLVANGIVLIDEAGPEVFKKIKDGARIRLNNGGVYAGDRRIGLGTERTDLEIHELMVEAKSGLVAHLEAFAGNTIEFIRSESPLLIDGMGIPDIDVDMDRRHVVVVAEGPTAADDLKALKPFIKEYQPVLVGVGAGADLLRKAGYRPALIVGDPSTISTDALRCGAQVVLPADADGHAPGLERIQDLGVGAMTFPAAGSAADLALLLCHHHGASLIVTAGHSATIEEFFDRSRQQSNPSTFLTRLKVGEKLVDAKAVATLYRSRVSAGAIALLVLAMLIAVIVALWVTQVDATVIDWVVDYWNRFLLWAQGLVS
- a CDS encoding NAD kinase, whose protein sequence is MTSERSVLVVVHTGRDEATETARRVEKVLGEHGIGLRVLTAEAVDRGSLHLAPDEIRALGVDIEVVDADERAAEGCELVLALGGDGTFLRAAELARNAEIPVLGLNLGRIGFLAEAETEALDQVLDHVIARDYLVEKRMTLDIVVRAGGTILDHGWALNEASLEKGPRLGVLGVVLEVDGRPVSSFGCDGVLVSTPTGSTAYAFSAGGPILWPDLEAILVVPNNAHALFARPMVTSPDASIAIEIEAGGNDAVAFCDGRRKMIVPAGARLEVTRCETSLKWVRLDSAPFTDRLVRKFRLPVTGWRGQ
- the recN gene encoding DNA repair protein RecN translates to MLSEIRIESLGAISSATAEFDRGLTVLTGETGAGKTMVVTGLHLLGGARADASRVRTGADRAVVEGRFTTIDLGADVTGRIDEILESSGADRDDDDSVIAARSVSRDGPSRAYLGGRSVPAKSLSGFTNELLALHGQNDQLRLMRPDEQRGALDRFADVSTPLRKYRALRAEWLTARRDLIDRTQRARELALEADRLSFGINEIDTVDPAPGEDDALVADIRRLSELDALRESAAGARAALAGPPDDDGTDAASAAANVASARAALEGTDDSALQALGERLAEAVAVIADVSTELGDFLSELPSDASTLEGKLARQSELRGLTRKYGADIDAVLAWAQESRDRLSQLDVSEEALAGLQQRVDDLQAKVVAAAADLTKARTKAAKGLSKAVTAELAGLAMTGADFGISLAPLAARADDSAPITLAGGVAAHAGQHGVDAVEFGFAAHRGTELLPLAKSASGGELSRVMLALEVVLSASAEGTTMVFDEVDAGVGGRAAVQIGRRLARLARTHQVIVVTHLPQVAAYADTHLVVESGPKSSRVVRLHDEDRVAELARMLAGLGDTDSGRAHARELWESAQRDRAE
- a CDS encoding HAD-IIA family hydrolase — translated: MGTLAQEHDCLLLDLDGTVFRGHEPTTGAVDSLATLDARTLYVTNNASRSAAEVAGHLQELGFSAQPDDVVTSAQSAARLLASQLPAGATVLVVGTDSLAAEIVAVGLKPVRAFEENPVGVVQGHNPETSWPILSEAALAIRAGALWVAANVDRTLPSERGLLPGNGSMVAALRTATDAEPQVAGKPAPTLMNDALARGDFRTPLVIGDRLDTDIEGANAAGLPSLMVLTGVNNAADMVHAAPGSRPDYVSEDLRALHTDAEALRISPHPAWQTQTSGSTLTVRATGADVGDPLSVVRATAHAAWAGGGSVTVAAGDDTARAALQRWSLLT
- a CDS encoding VOC family protein, with amino-acid sequence MSTPTAPQLAPGHVGLNVTELTRSVDFYRRALGFEQLSIHNEGDRRYAFLGIDGNLRVTLWQQSDGEFSSRTPGLHHLSFQVDSIEQVRTVESALKKLGVTFAHDGVVAHGEGASSGGIFFTDPDGIRLKVYAPRGAEAEPAPNGESPTCGFF
- a CDS encoding TlyA family RNA methyltransferase, whose product is MTRRARVDAELVRRGLARSRQQAAELIGAGRVRIDGMPAAKPATAVSVDANLTVAADERTWVSRGAHKLIGALDAFGVPVEGRRCLDAGASTGGFTEVLLDRGAAEIVAADVGYGQLAWSLRSDERVHVLERTNVRTLTPDAIGGPVDLVVADLSFISLATVLPALTACCRRDADIVPMVKPQFEVGKDRVGAGGVVSDPALRAEAVLAVAHRAAELHWHTVAVTASPLPGPSGNVEFFLRFRAEADAPLIGESLEHAVARAIDEGPQ